Proteins from a single region of Gossypium arboreum isolate Shixiya-1 chromosome 1, ASM2569848v2, whole genome shotgun sequence:
- the LOC108458433 gene encoding F-box/LRR-repeat protein At5g63520-like: MGGFAAVNDDILQNILFRLPASSFASAACVSKSWNKVCDRVLTCPKLASALSLNPSLPDAVKEALDKVLSKPIRPQFAIASIGLQFSLEAAHQIITERLGSKVPVVTNAACGIIGRDAITNTMREVRWHMIPAEDGSVSRESEEFNRGIVLIVGYLPGLKVDAIPLLRPKMEHRVTMVDRFMMDIRNYTVSVSGSVIPAGVIMFGDQHIDLTPVLAELDCVMPEETVIVGEASSRFICKTARNSEEYNPDLYFFDAVALVFAKDKNKPPGIGETRFHATLSTGVMPFGPELKAISVTAKGTECSWLTASMNGYHQILDSQRLLDDISEEMDDEAADLYIGVIQKRPSSLEHEKMKLRTYLAFYEVLGGDEEYLVVDGVGIKPGDTFLFYHSDSATASSSCLNAFEKLKVLKPAASSSRNPYSNMDSNGGVFGGLLFSSHYRGETYFDSFPIYSNFPGTPLAGIVCNREIGRDSTAASMWQEAKEESPARCSLHVCTTVYLVFVYVPPSPNLYIN, from the exons ATGGGTGGTTTTGCTGCTGTTAATGATGATATTCTTCAAAATATACTCTTCAGGTTGCCAGCTTCATCGTTCGCTTCAGCTGCCTGCGTTAGCAAATCCTGGAACAAAGTTTGCGACAGAGTTTTGACTTGTCCCAAGCTTGCCTCTGCACTGTCTCTCAATCCTTCTCTCCCT GATGCTGTGAAAGAGGCTCTTGACAAGGTTCTCTCCAAGCCAATTCGTCCTCAGTTTGCCATTGCCTCCATTGGGTTACAGTTCAGCTTGGAAGCTGCTCATCAAATT ATCACCGAAAGACTGGGCTCCAAAGTACCAGTAGTTACCAATGCTGCATGTGGAATCATTGGTAGAGATGCTATTACCAACACAATGAGAGAG GTTCGATGGCACATGATACCTGCAGAGGATGGTTCAGTTTCTCGAGAATCCGAAGAATTTAACCGAGGCATTGTCTTGATTGTTGGATATCTACCTGGACTGAAGGTTGATGCCATCCCTTTATTAAGGCCAAAGATG GAGCATCGGGTTACCATGGTCGATAGATTTATGATGGATATAAGGAATTACACAGTTTCTGTTTCAGGCAGTGTTATTCCAGCTGGGGTGATAATGTTTGGA GATCAACACATTGACTTGACTCCTGTTCTTGCAGAGCTTG aCTGTGTTATGCCTGAAGAAACAGTGATTGTAGGGGAAGCAAgtagccgcttcatatgcaaaaCTGCTCGTAATTCTGAAGAATACAATCCTGATCTTTACTTTTTTGATGCTGTAGCTTTGGTATTTGCAAAGGATAAAAATAAGCCTCCTG GCATTGGAGAGACTCGATTCCATGCGACATTGTCAACAGGTGTAATGCCCTTCGGCCCTGAGCTCAAGGCAATATCTGTAACAGCTAAAGGCACAGAATGTTCATGGCTCACAGCCAGCATGAATGGGTACCATCAAATATTAGATAGCCAGAGGCTTTTGGATGATATCAGTGAAGAG ATGGATGATGAGGCCGCTGATTTATACATTGGGGTCATACAGAAAAGACCATCGTCCCTTGAGCACGAGAAAATGAAGCTACGAACATACTTGGCCTTCTATGAAGTTTTAGG AGGGGATGAAGAATATTTAGTGGTGGATGGTGTTGGCATAAAACCTGGAGACACATTCTTATTCTACCATTCGGACTCGGCCACTGCATCATCATCTTGCCTTAATGCCTTTGAAAAACTGAAAGTTCTGAAACCAGCAGCTTCAAGTTCCCGAAATCCCTACTCCAACATGGACAGCAATGGCGGAGTGTTCGGAGGGTTGCTTTTTTCATCCCATTACCGTGGAGAAACATACTTTGACAGCTTCCCAATCTACAGCAATTTCCCTGGTACACCATTAGCGGGCATTGTTTGTAATAGAGAGATCGGACGTGACTCCACAGCGGCTTCAATGTGGCAAGAAGCTAAAGAAGAAAGTCCAGCTCGTTGTTCCCTCCATGTTTGCACCACTGTCTATTTGGTGTTCGTATATGTTCCGCCATCTCCAAATCTTTATATCAATTAA